Proteins from a single region of Gasterosteus aculeatus chromosome 20, fGasAcu3.hap1.1, whole genome shotgun sequence:
- the tg gene encoding thyroglobulin isoform X3 encodes MARLLHTAFLLVCCLELLQGRASEYQLDSEMLGPCESLRAAAVAGQRDDPPHCAHDGGFRPVQCSGRGHECWCVDPEGVEVVGTRTNNSATHCASPCQQQAVLRCSPSGLFESVQCEPSRGQCWCVDQDGMELYGTRQDGTPEHCPGSCEVRTRRLLHGLRSHSPPQCAADGSFLPVQCKFINSTEGAELDLLLAFNRFPEAFETFGSFRTFFPMVSSFCFCSDSRGRELDNTGVELLLSQVYDSAFSGLRSGRSVSQTNVYRVLQRRMLGVLLALTGHFRCPSACEEERRAAVETSGAYVPSCESGGAFTSRQCQQGGQCWCVDPTGAELPGTRRLGDSVVCGTGPSVCPSQRRVALSRLFSGPADPSFRADAGRRPASCLALLRPLGELLPAGAEPTSFLSLLVEVLHGLFPSVGGALQALAGSSPRRLQENLFGGKFLKNAASFNFSGAVGARGALGSQSASLRQHRDLVRAVSGALEDPAFLSALQHTLRSSSPASSVQQVLAPLLPSCSEDQPPAAIFVPRCTSGGGFQDVQCWAGDCWCVDAGGREVAGSRTAAGRPRCASRCERQRAAALEVEAEMAAGAELHVPACSDDGDFLPLQCVRGRCFCVDAEGTEMDAEGTEMDAEGTEMDAEGTEMSAVTCPKRTTQELQSSKGSCARASDEVAAFRQEVESIVAVSNSSHLPLGYGFLLARGLRLTPEELLVGQSEEELQIADGLLGRSDGALRLAAFSTLQMFLPPRRRSYRLFNPQCENDGEWLHTQCYHSTGQCWCVDEEGEYIADSLSSRSLRLPTCLTRCQRAQTHSLLSGWMKGSDDVTSLYRPECDEDGGFSVLQTGGAAGWCVNRVTGETMQMATRSPAGHLTCPSWCELRGSQCRPDGSFVPLQCDITSCWCVGEDGHEVGGTQTPRRTGRTPSCDRPLCPAAAVTHGALVCRPAANGEQGCDLICHRGYQNALPVSNFLCRTESRQWDGGDGPVGGACRVPQPLQSVSSSQLWTLSSSCSQISSLRSLLSSMMTSRGLCSAQLPVSPLSVSLCDDSSVSLLCVGDDTLKVTFTWTAQLSDLPTSDLPDLHDIGVFMNESRLLEGIQGLLGNIRSMLSSQPRLVSVTTPSFGCSHGYRLAGDGEVCVVCPAGSYSGEGACLLCPEGTYQDEEGRDLCHKCPTGSSPPGASSVNQCLTECQRRGLRCSERGDFLPAQPDFLSGRWRCFDGKGAELEWTNRDEPWTDDECSVLNKFQAVPGSDLIVRAEDTEVLQTTTSDLTSCVQACAVEPSCHYVALINRRSVCELYSTHTMNTHCNASQQTIGFLGNSRAELFSSLSCSLRVRGGASDLLVVRKKGEEFERMTMTKAVSGVFRIQVFPSGRTSLSDAHRFCQDGCSRDACCDGFVLNRNSLSGGSLLCGWLRAPSVLMCGDKDWDMIGQGTANRVCGAGLAYNEKQSSFVFDFGGEKFNINESSLPADTKNQKDYQASIVSFQAVYLKPDGDSAAGGSDSSLCAAAELSPPPDDSVQMKFDPLSEEDVHVDPLRALPSLSFWLNRKNYDSQKALLWCLARCDGEPRCSVADLGDADSPGFFACSLHADGSQCGAYHEPLRRPCRPLLGRAPRNAHAKRVDLSGPVRSFYERVSFQKMVSYSIRSRVSLRETTRLSEGFMECERRCDEDPCCRGIGFVQDTESSGGSGVVCVSLISLGVQTCSEVAMTTWRTQDCSPSVVKTSPDPLGWYQKPVNQWSSSPALCPQFSLPTTNVSLDQWRLLSDSSFLVDPSMRTYDVIHVSRDIATNREKTRDWCLHACQEAESCVAVSLSEEASATRCVLYPDTTACGLNSAPSSSRPASSCRLVIREPAPRVYLRTERLSTVTSFSVPGHGTLRGVVVETSLGSDRKRVVQFLGVPYARPPTGSLRFEAARPSDWSGDWDATRPRPSCIQPGDEDSPSSSEDCLYLNIFTPASLRGRVPVLVFFFNPSANQSPGLLDGSALAAVGDVVVVTASYRTAALGFLSTGSSGLRGNYGLSDQEAVLRWVNAHISLVGGDNRTVTVGSERGGADVTSLHLLSSPSPPPFQRMMLMGGSVFSPSLVQTSSASRRRAVHLAKELGCVTSDLPDGDDDKMAACLRAAPVSALNAAQTKLLAVSGPFQSWAPARPSSSRPSLHGVDLLLGSSQHDGLIGRARKIKDFEALRGRADGKTAFYEALSRSLGGVTGSDPLKEVAAWFYSLDHGASPAGYNRFSRALDNATRDLFIICPSLQMASHWANSKANVFLYHQPATSSHNRADASVPLDVQLVFGTPHHPMSSQRFTSSDRRLSLAMMTYVSSFIKSGNPNPSRVWAESVLPRWQPVLSSQAPPHYLQIGSALQQRQGLSQSSCSLWSQLGTSLSGISGAEPVQLVVPELPLALPSSQSQTEKDAYN; translated from the exons ATGGCTCGTCTGCTCCACACCGCCTTCCTCCTGGTCTGctgcctggagctgctgcagggccGAGCCTCAG AGTACCAGCTGGACTCGGAGATGCTCGGCCCGTGTGAATCGCTAAGGGCCGCAGCTGTTGCCGGGCAACGAGATGACCCCCCCCACTGTGCCCACGATGGCGGATTCAG gcccgTGCAGTGCAGTGGGCGGGGTCACGAGTGTTGGTGTGTCGACCCTGAAGGTGTTGAGGTCGTCGGGACTCGAACCAACAACTCTGCCACTCACT gtgcgTCCCCCTGCCAGCAGCAGGCGGTCCTGCGTTGTTCTCCTTCGGGCCTGTTTGAGTCTGTTCAGTGTGagcccagcagggggcagtgcTGGTGTGTGGATCAGGATGGGATGGAGCTCTACGGGACCCGACAGGACGGGACGCCTGAGCATT gTCCCGGCAGCTGTGAGGTGAGGACCAGACGCCTCCTGCACGGCCTCAggtctcactctcctcctcagtgCGCCGCAGACGGGAGCTTCCTGCCGGTCCAGTGTAAATTCATTAACAGCACCGAGGGAGCCGAGCTGGACCTGctgctcgccttcaacag GTTCCCAGAAGCCTTTGAGACATTCGGTAGTTTCAGGACGTTTTTCCCGATGGTTTCCTCGTTTTGCTTCTGTTCAGACAGCCGAGGCAGAGAGCTGGacaacacag GTGTggagctcctcctctcccaggTGTACGACTCTGCGTTCTCGGGGCTGCGGTCCGGTCGCTCCGTCTCTCAGACAAACGTCTACCGCgtgctgcagaggaggatgCTGGGAGTTCTCCTCGCCCTCACCGGACACTTCAGAT GTCCGTCTGCCTGCGAGGAGGAGCGGCGGGCGGCCGTGGAGACATCCGGCGCTTACGTCCCGTCCTGTGAGAGCGGAGGAGCCTTCACCTCCAGGCAGTGCCAGCAGGGGGGGCAGTGCTGGTGCGTGGACCCGACGGGGGCGGAGCTTCCTGGGACGCGGCGTCTTGGAGACTCGGTGGTCTGCG GCACgggtccgtctgtctgtccttctCAGCGCCGCGTTGCTCTGTCTCGGCTCTTCTCCGGTCCGGCGGATCCGTCCTTCCGGGCGGACGCCGGCAGACGCCCGGCGTCCTGTCTCGCCCTTCTCCGGCCCCTCGGGGAGCTTTTACCTGCAGGGGCGGAGCCCACCTCCTTCCTGTCTCTCCTGGTGGAGGTCCTGCACGGCCTCTTCCCCTCGGTGGGCGGGGCTCTGCAGGCGCTGGCTGGCTCCTCCCCCCGTCGCCTCCAGGAGAACCTGTTCGGAGGGAAGTTCCTGAAAAACGCCGCCTCCTTCAACTTCAGCGGCGCCGTTGGAGCCCGCGGGGCGCTCGGCTCCCAGAGCGCCAGCCTCCGGCAGCACCGGGACCTGGTCCGGGCCGTGAGCGGCGCCCTGGAGGACCCGGCCTTCCTCTCGGCCCTTCAACACACACTGAGGAGCAGCTCGCCCGCTTCCTCGGTGCAGCAG GTCCTGGCGCCTCTGCTGCCGTCCTGCTCGGAGGACCAACCGCCGGCGGCCATCTTCGTCCCCCGCTGCACGTCCGGTGGAGGTTTCCAGGACGTGCAGTGCTGGGCCGGGGACTGCTGGTGCGTCGACGCTGGAGGTCGAGAGGTCGCCGGCTCGCGTACCGCCGCCGGCCGGCCGCGGTGCGCCAGCCGCTGCGAGAGGCAGAGGGCGGCGGcgctggaggtggaggcggagatGGCAGCCGGCGCCGAGCTCCACGTGCCGGCGTGCTCCGATGACGGCGACTTCCTGCCACTGCAGTGCGTGAGGGGACGTTGCTTCTGCGTGGACGCCGAGGGGACAGAGATGGACGCCGAGGGGACAGAGATGGACGCCGAGGGGACAGAGATGGACGCCGAGGGGACAGAGATGTCTGCTGTCACAT GTCCAAAGAGGACGACTCAGGAGCTTCAGTCATCTAAAG GGAGCTGCGCCCGCGCGTCAGACGAGGTCGCCGCcttcagacaggaagtggagagcATCGTCGCCGTCTCTAACTCCTCCCACCTCCCGCTGGGATACGGATTCCTATTGGCCAGAGGTCTGCGTCTGACCCCGGAGGAGCTTCTCGTCGGCCAatcggaggaggagctgcagatcgCCGACGGGCTTCTGGGCCGCTCCGACGGCGCGCTGCGACTGGCCGCTTTCTCCA CGCTCCAGATGTTCCTGCCCCCCCGACGTCGCTCCTACCGGCTGTTCAACCCCCAGTGTGAGAACGATGGAGAGTGGTTACACACCCAGTGTTACCACagcacag GTCAGTGTTGGTGTGTTGATGAAGAGGGAGAGTACATCGCTGACTCTCTGAGCAGCCGCTCACTGCGCCTGCCTACAT GTCTGACGCGCTGTCAGAGAGCTCAGACTCACTCGCTGCTCTCCGGTTGGATGAAAGGATCTGATGACGTCACTTCATTGTACCGACCGGAGTGTGACgag GACGGCGGCTTCTCCGTGCTGCAGACAGGTGGCGCTGCTGGCTGGTGTGTGAACCGTGTGACCGGGGAGACGATGCAGATGGCGACGCGGAGCCCTGCAGGACACCTGAcat gtcCCAGCTGGTGTGAGCTGCGGGGCTCCCAGTGTCGCCCCGACGGCTCCTTTGTCCCTCTGCAgtgtgacatcacttcctgctggTGCGTTGGCGAGGACGGACACGAGGTGGGCGGGACCCAGACCCCCCGGCGGACGGGCCGGACGCCATCATGTGACC GTCCCCTCTGTCCCGCCGCCGCCGTTACCCATGGTGCACTGGTGTGCCGCCCGGCCGCCAACGGTGAGCAGGGTTGCGACCTCATCTGTCACCGGGGTTACCAGAACGCGCTGCCTGTCAGCAACTTCCTGTGCCGGACCGAGAGTCGCCAGTGGGACGGAGGCGACGGGCCGGTGGGCGGAGCCTGTCGGG TCCCTCAGCCCCTCCAGTCGGTGTCGTCCTCTCAGCTGTGGACGTTGTCCTCGTCCTGCTCTCAGATCAGCAGCCTACGGTCCCTGTTGTCCTCCatgatgaccagcagggggctctGCTCTGCACAG ctcCCAGTGTCTCCTCTCTCCGTGTCGTTGTGCGATGACTCCTCGGTGAGTTTGTTGTGCGTTGGTGATGACACTCTGAAGGTAACCTTCACCTGGACCGCCCAACTTTCTGAcctcccgacctctgacctccccgACCTCCACGACATTG GTGTTTTCATGAATGAGTCCAGACTCCTGGAGGGCATCCAAGGGCTTCTGGGTAATATCCGCTCCATGCTTTCATCACAACCTCGTCTTGTCTCTGTGACGACGCCGAGCTTCGGTTGTTCCCATGGTTACCGGCTGGCTGGAGACGGCGAAGTCTGCG TTGTCTGTCCCGCTGGGAGCTACTCTGGGGAGGGGGCGTGTCTTCTTTGTCCAGAGGGAACCTATCAGGACGAAGAGGGGCGGGACTTATGCCACAAGTGTCCCACGGGCTCCTCGCCTCCTGGAGCGTCATCTGTCAATCAATGTCTGACTGAATGTCAGAGGCGGGGCCTGCGTTGTTCGGAGCGGGGCGACTTCCTCCCGGCACAGCCCGACTTCCTGTCCGGCAGGTGGAGGTGCTTCGACGGCAAGGGGGCGGAGCTTGAGTGGACCAACAGGGACGAGCCTTGGACCGATGATGAGTGCTCAG ttcTCAACAAGTTTCAGGCTGTTCCCGGATCAGATCTGATTGTCAGAGCTGAAGACACAGAAGTCCTGCAAAcgacgacctctgacctcacatCCTGTGTGCAAG cGTGTGCAGTGGAGCCGTCCTGCCACTATGTGGCGCTGATCAACCGACGGAGTGTGTGTGAACTGTACAGCACGCACACAatgaacacacactgcaacgcctcccagcag aCCATTGGCTTTCTGGGTAATTCGCGGGCCGAGCTCTTCTCTTCGCTGAGCTGCTCCCTGAGAgtgaggggcggggcttccgACCTGCTGGTTGTCAGGAAGAAAG GAGAGGAGTTTGAGAGGATGACCATGACGAAGGCCGTCTCAGGTGTGTTCAGGATACAGGTGTTCCCTTCGGGAAGGACCTCCCTCTCCGACGCACACCGCTTCTGTCAGGACGGCTGCAGCCGCGACGCCTGTTGCGACGGGTTTGTCCTCAACCGGAACAGCCTGAGTGGAG gttCTCTGCTGTGCGGTTGGCTGAGAGCTCCGTCAGTCTTGATGTGCGGGGACAAGGACTGGGACATGATCGGACAGGGGACAGCCAATCGCGTCTGTGGGGCGGGGCTTGCCTACAACGAGAAACAGAGCAGCTTCGTGTTTGACTTCGGAGGAGAAAAGTTCAACATTA ATGAATCGTCTCTTCCGGCCGACACGAAGAACCAGAAGGACTACCAGGCATCCATCGTCAGCTTCCAGGCCGTCTACTTGAAGCCCG ATGGTGATTCAGCAGCTGGTGGTTCTGATTCTTCTTTGTGTGCTGCAGCAGAACTCAGTCCTCCTCCAGATG actcGGTACAGATGAAGTTCGACCCCCTCTCTGAAGAAGACGTGCACGTGGACCCTCTCCGTGCGCTCCCCTCGCTCTCCTTCTGGCTCAACAGGAAAAACTACGACTCCCAGAAGGCACTGCTCTGGTGCCTGGCCC gatgCGACGGCGAGCCTCGCTGCTCCGTGGCCGACCTCGGGGACGCCGACTCGCCGGGGTTCTTCGCCTGCTCGCTGCACGCCGACGGCAGCCAGTGTGGAGCGTACCACGAGCCGCTGAGGAGGCCCTGCCGGCCCCTGCTGGGCAGAGCCCCCCGCAACGCCCACGCCAAGAGGG tggaTCTCTCTGGACCGGTCAGAAGCTTCTACGAGAGAGTTTCCTTCCAGAAGATGGTCTCCTACTCGATACGCAGCCGAGTGAGCCTGAGAGAAACCACACGCCTGTCAGaggg GTTCATGGAGTGTGAGCGGCGCTGTGATGAGGATCCTTGTTGCCGCGGCATCGGCTTCGTCCAGGACACTGAATCGTCag GCGGGTCCGgcgtggtgtgtgtgtcactcatcAGTCTCGGGGTTCAAACCTGCAGCGAGGTCGCCATGACGACCTGGAGGACTCAGGACTGCTCCCCCTCTGTGGTGAAGACCTCACCGGACCCCTTGGGCTGGTACCAGAAACCCG TCAATCAGTGGAGTTCTTCTCCGGCTCTTTGTCCTCAGTTCAGCCTGCCAACAACCAACG TGTCTCTGGACCAATGGCGTCTTCTCTCTGACTCATCATTCCTCGTGGACCCGTCCATGCGCACGTATGATGTCATCCACGTGAGCCGTGACATCGCCACCAACAGGGAAAAGACCAGGGACTGGTGTCTCCATG CGTGTCAGGAGGCGGAGTCCTGTGTCGCCGTGTCGCTCAGCGAGGAGGCGTCCGCCACCCGCTGCGTCCTCTACCCCGACACCACGGCCTGCGGACTGAACTCCGCCCCCAGTTCGTCCAGgcccgcctcctcctgcagactgGTCATCCGAGAGCCTGCCCCCAGGGTGTACCTTAGGACAG AACGTCTGTCCACGGTCACGTCCTTCTCCGTGCCGGGTCATGGGACCCTGCGGGGCGTCGTCGTGGAAACGTCCCTGGGCTCGGACAGGAAGCGGGTGGTTCAGTTCCTGGGCGTCCCGTACGCTCGTCCGCCAACCGGATCGCTGCGCTTCGAGGCAGCTCGGCCGTCTGATTGGTCAGGAGACTGGGACGCCACCAGGCCCCG TCCTAGTTGTATCCAGCCTGGTGATGAAGACTCTCCTTCCTCCAGTGAAGACTGTCTCTACCTCAACATCTTCACTCCTGCTTCTCTG AGGGGGCGTGTCCCAGTCCTGGTTTTCTTCTTCAACCCCTCGGCCAATCAAAGCCCAGGCCTGTTGGATGGCTCCGCCCTTGCTGCTGTGGGTGATGTGGTTGTGGTAACGGCAAGCTACAGAACCGCAGCCCTGGGATTCCTGAGCACAG GTTCGTCTGGTCTCCGTGGTAACTACGGGCTGTCGGACCAAGAGGCGGTGCTCCGTTGGGTTAACGCCCACATCTCTCTGGTGGGCGGAGACAACAGGACAGTGACAGTCGGGTCGGAGAGAGGAGGCGCTGATGTCACCAGCCTtcacctcctctcatctccctctcctcctccattccAGCGCATGATGCTGATG GGCGGTTCTGTCTTTTCTCCGTCACTGGTCCAGACTTCCTCCGCCTCCAGACGCCGGGCGGTGCATCTGGCCAAAGAGCTCGGCTGCGTGACATCTGACCTCCCCGACGGCGATGACGATAAGATGGCCGCCTGCCTCAGAGCGGCGCCTGTGTCCGCGCTGAACGCCGCTCAGACCAAA CTGTTGGCGGTCAGCGGCCCCTTCCAGTCCTGGGCTCCGGCCCGTCCGTCCTCATCCCGGCCCTCCCTCCACGGGGTCGACCTCCTGCTGGGGTCGTCGCAACACGACGGTCTGATCGGCCGCGCTCGCAAgataaag GACTTCGAGGCCCTTCGGGGTCGAGCCGACGGTAAGACGGCGTTCTACGAGGCCCTGAGCCGCTCGCTGGGCGGCgtgacaggaagtgacccgCTGAAGGAGGTGGCGGCCTGGTTCTACTCTCTGGATCACGGCGCCTCGCCTGCTGGGTACAACCGGTTCTCCAGAGCGCTCGACAACGCTACCAG agaTCTGTTTATCATCTGTCCCAGTCTGCAGATGGCTAGCCACTGGGCTAACAGCAAAGCTAACGTCTTCCTGTACCACCAACCTGCCACCAGCTCTCACAACAG GGCCGATGCGTCTGTTCCTCTGGATGTTCAGTTGGTGTTCGGGACGCCTCATCATCCAATGAGCTCGCAGCGTTTCACCTCCTCTGACCGACGCCTCTCTCTGGCCATGATGACCTACGTCTCCAGCTTCATCAAGAGCGG gAACCCAAACCCGTCACGTGTGTGGGCGGAGTCAGTTTTGCCCCGCTGGCAGCCGGTGCTGTCCTCTCAGGCCCCGCCCCACTATCTGCAGATAGGCTCCGCCCTCCAACAGCGTCAGGGGCTGAGTCAAAGCTCCTGCTCTTTATGGAGCCAACTGGGAACCAGTCTGAGCG GTATATCGGGGGCGGAGCCTGTCCAGCTTGTGGTCCCTGAGCTCCCATTGGCTCTACcatccagccaatcacagactGAGAAAGATGCCTACAACTAA